One genomic region from Quercus robur chromosome 4, dhQueRobu3.1, whole genome shotgun sequence encodes:
- the LOC126722118 gene encoding F-box/kelch-repeat protein At1g57790-like produces the protein MEVAKVENQNTHSYPFIASRLYPWLVILDVKQGQRQTFFDVSKNHYQTKNIPEMCNKLIYACSHGWLVLVDPDSKDCYLWNPISLEKALLPSLKSINYSCCILSSSPSDPECHILFFNRLENSLLVCQKGDFEFNEQVVIFAEDVNLKNVAMVGKTIYCLASRYTLYTAEVVGRTVQFTRIIMEELPWPSPLDLPRFDAFIVESCGELFLVHMMFFGFRMEEVYGFFVFRMDFEEKRWVKVKSIGDRTIFLCQHNNTGCMYSLATELGIKTNSIYFTMNYQRLLYVFDLENLCISKSLPCSTVSRDLTQYWVMI, from the coding sequence ATGGAAGTAGCAAAAGTAGAGAATCAAAATACGCATTCCTATCCTTTCATTGCCTCTCGATTGTATCCTTGGCTTGTAATCCTTGATGTTAAGCAAGGACAGAGGCAAACTTTCTTCGACGTATCAAAAAATCATTATCAGACAAAAAATATTCCTGAGATGTGCAACAAACTAATATACGCTTGTTCTCATGGATGGTTGGTTTTGGTTGATCCTGATTCAAAGGATTGTTATCTTTGGAATCCCATCTCTTTAGAAAAGGCTCTGCTCCCATCATTGAAATCCATTAATTACAGCTGCTGCATTCTATCATCGTCTCCAAGTGATCCTGAATGTCATATCTTGTTCTTCAATAGATTGGAAAACTCTCTTTTAGTTTGTCAGAAGGGTGACTTTGAATTTAACGAACAAGTTGTTATATTTGCTGAAGATGTTAATTTAAAGAACGTTGCAATGGTTGGAAAAACAATCTATTGTTTGGCGTCAAGATATACTTTGTATACAGCTGAAGTTGTGGGTCGAACAGTCCAGTTTACACGAATTATAATGGAGGAACTTCCTTGGCCATCACCTTTGGACCTTCCAAGATTTGATGCTTTTATCGTTGAATCTTGTGGTGAACTCTTTCTAGTTCACATGATGTTTTTTGGATTTCGCATGGAAGAGGTCTATGGATTCTTTGTCTTCCGAATGGATTTTGAAGAGAAGAGGTGGGTTAAAGTGAAAAGTATAGGAGATCGAACTATTTTCTTATGCCAGCATAATAACACTGGTTGCATGTATTCTTTGGCAACAGAGTTGGGAATTAAAACAAACTCAATCTACTTTACGATGAACTACCAGAGACTTCTTTACGTGTTTGACTTGGAAAATCTATGTATTTCAAAGTCTTTACCTTGTTCTACTGTAAGCCGTGATTTAACACAATATTGGGTAATGATTTAG